The window TACCATTCCACCACAATCTACCGGGACCTAACCACCATAAATCTTTTCAGGgctatggctgactggctggtgctGTCTGGTCACTCAGCTCAGCAAGGACTGAagctgaactctctctctctctcccattgaaaagaagagagagagagtgtgttccatctcatcctctctccctctctctctattcccccaACATCCAGgcggcatcttgggaggggaggggaggggaagagaagagaagggaagggaagggaagggaagggaagggaagagaagaatacaatagctcactggtggacagaggaaagagacaaggaagaagaagaagagtaggtttAAATATATCCATTGTAATATATATTTCCAAACTTTATTAGTCTTCTCTTTATAAAAATAcagggagagagagttagttccatctctctctcatctctgcccTTCAAttaatctccctccatcttctccccaacAGGACTCGTCTCGTCTGGTCTCCCCCAGCATCCAGGCAGCATCTTGAAGGCCTGACTGGTTCCTTCGGCTCAGTGGTctcgtctctgtctccctccctgcaagagtctggcagagtttagtgccaagaatgtgtgtgtgtgtgtgtgtgtgtgtgtgtgtgtgtgtgtgtgtgtgtgtctctctctctctctctctctctctctctctctctctctctctctctctctctctctctctctctctctctctctctctctctctctctctctctctctctctctctcagctcccaGGCCCCACAGGGTGTCCCCCCCACAGTGTGTTgacaacccccacagacacatgcccccccagacacataagaaccccctctctctctctctctctctctctctctctctctctctctctctctctctctctctctctctctctctctctctctctgcaagaagtgtcagtttgctcaataaatatacaagcaatttctggtgtttttttcgtccattctgcaaagtttacaaagacacagaccttgataaaagtggagattacaaagaaacgaaaatgaggaggaagaggaaagattaagctattttttgacataggaggaaaggaggaagagaggaaggaaaagggagagaaatggagttgaacttggaggaggaaatgaacgaaaccacTAAAATTAcgctggagaaatacacagaccttttataaaagtggagataggagaggaatgaaaaggaggaggaggaaaaggaaagagtaagctattttttggtgtaggagaaaaggaggaagaggtggaaaatggaggaaaatggacttgaacttggaggaggaaatgaatgaaaccaccaaaattatgccagaaatacacagaccttgataaaaaaaatagagataacggaaatgaaaaggatgaggaggaaaaggaagatgggaggaggaagaggaaagattaagctattttttggcataggaggaaaggaggaagaggtggaggaaagaggagaaaaaaggacttgaacttggaggaggaaatgaacaaaacCACCAAAACTGCGCCGGAGAAATACACAaatcttgataaaagtggagattaaagagaaacgaagaggaggaggaaaaagaggaagacaagaggaggaagaggaaagattaagcagttttttggtataggaggaaaggaggaagagaggaaggaaaaatgagaaaaatggagttgaacttggaggaggaaatgaacgaaaccaccaaaattacgccggagaaatacacagaccttgataaaagtggagataactgggaaacgaagaggaggaggaagaagaagaagacaggaggaggaagaggaaagattaagcaatttttttggcataggaggaaaggaagaagagaggaggaaagaagggaaaaacggaggaaaccTGGAGAGAATCAGTGAGAGAAAGGACCTGTTTTCAAGGCAGCCCCTAACCTGACGTAACCTTGGGCCTGAGCATACACAGGGGGtgggttgcttcactcacccaccatcTCCATCCGTCCTCCCCCATGCCATGAGGTGCGTCGTTGTCCCTCGGTGGTCTCCTGGGCTCACTGGAGGGCAGAGTCTGGTCTTAGCTCGGTTCCTTCCCTGCAAGAACCATCacggagttagtgtgtgtgtgtatgtgtgtgtgtcaacttcaAGTGCCAATATCTCTGCAAGGACAACAGTTAGGAACACAATattctaacacaagatgctcctaacactcgCCTACAACACCTGTAACTGGCAGTGCTTCTAGCTCCTGAGACACGAGGAACCAAATAATTTGGGGATGTCGTGGACCTTGTGAGAGGTGACCCTTCGCTACCAGGACTGGGCTGGGATGGCTGGCTTTTGGACCCTCAACGGGGAGCACGGCTAAGTATGCGAGCTAACCGCATGAAGGGTCACTTTGGACCATGTTCTGAGAAATGGTTACAAGCAGGAGTTCATAGATGCAAATTCTACTACTAATAACAAGGGCTCCACGACCTGATGTGTGAATAGACAGGGAGTGAGCGCGTAGGCAGGAAGTGCCGGGAGGCGGAACACTCGTGGGTCCTCCTATGGACGGGTATAAGGCCGGCGGGCATGAACTGTTCACGTGGGCGTTGTCATGACGTTTTGTGACGTGTTGTGATGTAAAACGACACGGTGGTGACTATTTGTATGGTAGCCGCTGGCCCTATATAAGAGCTCCTCGGCAAGGAGCAGGAGTGTCGCATTCACCAATTCAGTAACAGTCAACCTATTTTGGGGCTGTGGCCGTTACTGTACTTGAGGCAACACTGGTGAGTAGAATTACGAGACTCTGTTAGGAGAAGCCGTATTTCTTGTGACTGTGTAGCATGTGATCGTTCTGGAGTATTAGGAACTTTGTTATGTTGAGTAGGAACATTCAGTGTTGTTGGTAGTGAAACGTAACCAACCGTACATGTGTGTTTCATTAGTGACTGGTCGCTACGAGTGTGTCTGCCGTGAAGATTGTTGATTTCATTTGGGCGTGTGACAATCAGTAGTGACGTTAAATTGTTGATTCTGTACTTACTGATGTGCTCAGGTATATTCCTTTTACTGTTAGAATAAATATTATAAGCAACTTAGTCATTACGATCCCCGTACTACACCTCCCTCTGACACGGTAGCAACTTATTAAGTGTTTAAACGGTAGTACAAAATGTCCTACTCAATCATTTTACATTTGCCGACTTCTAACCTGAAAACTGCCTCCTTCATCCCAATAGCTGGAAAaacttatagttatcattaaaatcgTCAATTGCAGATGTCTTTGGGGAATAGTTAAGGGTCAAAACCAGGTAATTATGAtgccctgagtacgacaatctggcaccactGCCCAGAAGACACTTTGGCTCGGAAGATAGTTTTTTGACATGAGGAATTGACTATTTTAACAGGGACGACTACCAACACAGGAACGGCTACCGACACAGGGACGGCTACCAACACAGGGACAGCTACCAACACAGGGAAGACTACCAACACAGGGACGGCTACCGACACAGGGACGACTAACAACACAGAGACGACTACCAACAAAGAGACGACTACCAACACGGGGACGGCTACCGACACAGGGACAACTAGCAACACAGGGACAACTAACAACACAGGGACAGCTTCCACCAGTATTTTGTCACCTTTGAGAGTGGTAAGTGTAATCCTTCGCCTCCTAAAATCTTATTCAGTTTCCTTTGTGTAGTGAGCATACCAATTCTTGACAGCATAGTTATTTTCATGGTATATAATAaaattaatagagagagagaaaaaaaaaaaagtcaaactaACTCATAATTGGATAAAGATAGAACAACACAGATAGTgtcaaaagaaagaagattaaatacTCTACAAATACACAAGAGCgaatctcaaacaaacaaacaggaagcaGAGAAAAACATCCTTGACCCTGGTAGAGCGACACCAGAAATTGAAAAACAAGAATTAAAAATGTCAATTAAAATAGAAATTACTCAAAATTGGATAAAAATAGAAACATACAGATAAGTGTCAaaagaaagacaattaaataCTCTACAAATACACAAAAGCGAGTctcaaacatacaaacagaaagcagagaaaaacatcCTTGAACCTGGTAGAGCGACCCCGGAAATTGAAAAACGTGTAtgaaaaatgttgataaaaatgGGAATTACTCAAAATTGGATAAAGATAGGAACATGCAGGGAGCgctaaaagtaagagaaaggatcaATCAACAACTTCATAAGAGAaaatctcaaacaaacaaacaaacaagcacactcGTATACTTGGTAAAACGAGCCTACGGTGTTAAGACTAGAGGGAAGACTCATAAAAAGTTCTGATAAAAGTCAAAATAAGTCATAATTGAATAAAGATAGAAGGATGCAGATCAagccaaaagaaagagaaatgatgaatCTACAACTCCTTCAGAGGAaatcataaacaaacaaacaaccactcTAATATACCTGGTAGAGCGATCCCATGGTGGCGCTGGTGGGAGGAATCACATTGTTGACGAAGAAGATGAGGGCATCCTCGGGTCTCAGGGGAATTCTCTTGCGCATGAGGAAGTAGAATTGACCGACTGGCAAAGGAACCAAATACTTCTTGTCGATACGAGCCTGAGGGGCCTTCTCCACGATgacctgtaatagtagtagtagtagtagtagtagtagtaatagtggtagtagtagtagtagtagtggtagcagtagtagtagtagtagtagtagtagtagtagtggtagtagtagtagtagtagtagtagtagatagagagagagagaatgacatacacactctctcaatcatacgagagagagagagagagagagagagagagagagagacaaaccacAACACTACCACAACACCAATAAATCAATGTATAATCTGTTTTCACCCCGGAGATGCGCACTGAGGCCGCGCGCACCTCTGGATCACTCTCCTACACACAGGCTATACAAGTGAACAGGGTAATTACTATAtgttattaccccggagatgcgcaCTGAGGCCGCGCGCACCTCTGGATCACTCCCCTACACACAGGCTATACAAGTGAACAGGGTAACC of the Eriocheir sinensis breed Jianghai 21 unplaced genomic scaffold, ASM2467909v1 Scaffold19, whole genome shotgun sequence genome contains:
- the LOC126990689 gene encoding gamma-aminobutyric acid receptor-associated protein-like 1 isoform X3 translates to MSRACEVAGNKRVWLPDGLTGCPADVECRPDVLPFSVIVEKAPQARIDKKYLVPLPVGQFYFLMRKRIPLRPEDALIFFVNNVIPPTSATMGSLYQGGRQRRDH
- the LOC126990689 gene encoding uncharacterized protein LOC126990689 isoform X2; translation: MSRACEVAGNKRVWLPDGLTGCPADVECRPDVLPFSVIVEKAPQARIDKKYLVPLPVGQFYFLMRKRIPLRPEDALIFFVNNVIPPTSATMGSLYQGRNRAKTRLCPPVSPGDHRGTTTHLMAWGRTDGDGGEGDRDETTEPKEPVRPSRCCLDAGGDQTRRVLLGRRWREIN
- the LOC126990689 gene encoding uncharacterized protein LOC126990689 isoform X1; protein product: MSRACEVAGNKRVWLPDGLTGCPADVECRPDVLPFSVIVEKAPQARIDKKYLVPLPVGQFYFLMRKRIPLRPEDALIFFVNNVIPPTSATMGSLYQGRNRAKTRLCPPVSPGDHRGTTTHLMAWGRTDGDGRETETRPLSRRNQSGLQDAAWMLGETRRDESCWGEDGGRLIEGQR